The Rhipicephalus microplus isolate Deutch F79 unplaced genomic scaffold, USDA_Rmic scaffold_14, whole genome shotgun sequence genome contains a region encoding:
- the LOC142784455 gene encoding uncharacterized protein LOC142784455: MWARQRHSGEMLTKPFVFVVQVVATIFGTEAAQYESILTDPSHYWKDLHGIQIPWSLLSYRRSSLFLSADFDACANIGDVGTLGPSNSYKKPRCGDHLQRKQLSTNPF, encoded by the exons ATgtgggccaggcagcggcactcgggcgaaatgctcaccaaaccattcgtctttgtggtgcaggttgtGGCGACCATCTTTGGAACGGAAGCTGCTCAATATGAATCCATTTTGACAGACCCATCACATTACTGGAAGGATCTTCACGGCATCCAAATTCCGTGGTCACTGTTGTCTTACCGAAGAAGCAGTCTTTTCCTTAGTGCCGACTTCGATGCATGCGCCAACATCGGTGACGTCGGCACCCTCGGACCTTCCAACAGCTACAAGAAGCCAC GTTGTGGCGACCATCTTCAACGAAAGCAGCTCAGTACGAATCCGTTTTGA